The Esox lucius isolate fEsoLuc1 chromosome 5, fEsoLuc1.pri, whole genome shotgun sequence genome includes a region encoding these proteins:
- the top2a gene encoding DNA topoisomerase 2-alpha, with product MAEPLKSLFENKAVEKTKKNPDRLSVERIYQKKTQLEHILLRPDTYIGSVEPVTQQMWVFDEDVGMTCRDVTFVPGLYKIFDEILVNAADNKQRDKTMSCIKVNIDPENNTISVWNNGKGIPVVEHKVEKVYVPALIFGQLLTSSNYDDDQKKVTGGRNGYGAKLCNIFSNKFTVETACKQSKKTFRQTWYDNMGRAGESKIKPFDGDEFTCITFQPDLTKFKMQTLDKDTIAIMTRRAYDIAGSTKGVRVFLNGKRLPVTSFRSYVDLYLKDKVDELGTPLTVVHETVNDRWEVCITMSEKGFQQVSFVNSIATTKGGRHTDYVADQVTAKLIEVVKKKNKAGVVVKPFQIKNHIWLFVNCLIENPTFDSQTKENMTLQQKSFGSTCPLSDKFIKQATSCGIVESIMNWVKFKAQTQLNKKCSAVKHTKIKGVPKLDDANDAGGKNSSGCTLILTEGDSAKTLAVSGLGVVGRDRYGVFPLRGKMLNVREASHKQIMDNAEINNIIKILGLQYKKNYSDPDSLKSLRYGKLMIMTDQDQDGSHIKGLLINFIHHNWPSLLRHNFLEEFITPIIKATNKKQELPFYSIPEFTEWKDKQPNIKCWKIKYYKGLGTSTSKEAKEYFSDMQRHRIPFKYAGPADDEAITLAFSKKKIEERKEWLTNFMVNRRQRREHNLPEDYLYGQATKSLSYNEFVNKELVLFSNSDNERSIPCLVDGLKPGQRKVLFCCFKRNDKREVKVAQLAGSVAEMSAYHHGEVSLMMTIVGLAQNFVGSNNLNLLQPMGQFGTRLHGGKDSASPRYIFTMLSPLARLLFPPVDDNLLKYNYDDNQRVEPEWYIPIIPTVLVNGAEGIGTGWASRLPNFDVREIVNNLHRMLNGEEPLPMLPNYKGFRGTIDELMTNQYMNNGEVAILDSTTIEISELPVKTWTQSYKENVLEPMLNGTEKVPALITDYKEYHTDTTVRFVVKMTEERLREAEMAGLHKVFKLQQPLTCNSMVLFDHVGSLKKYETVQDVLKDFYELRMKYYVLRKDWLAGMLGAESAKLTNQARFILEKIQGTLVIENKPKKQLITMLTEMGYDSDPVKAWKEAQEKEKTVEEMEGEEEEEEDTSGPDYNYLLNMPMWYLTKEKKEELCKQRDAKMTELNTLKKQSPADLWKEDLAAFTEELERVEAKERENATMPAVKGKAVKSKGVKVKQETMPTPQGRRVIPRITSTMKADANRKAVVKKEGSKKGKKGEDVVVKMEFDEEGGENWDQADPQETGLAARLTKKTKAPSKDKASKATGKQTTLSFKPMASKKVKKNPWSDEDSDSEIEIDGEVEPIVPKAKPERKAKAAVKYNLSSSEDEFDECGMSAPKSKAAAISDDDDSFAPELSAEADSELDSPLPKAPVPMKKVVKNKLTTVKEAKSKSSSPSDSDGVMVSKPPAKPKAAPKPKEAAPKKPTAARKPAAKKAGDANQPSIMDALSKPKPASKTAAKKVHSFDSSDSEVPSRAPAPSKPLSKPKPAAKKVPSFDSSDSEGPSKAPAPSKGPTKRKELDSDDSGDSSDDLMSRIKGKKTTATANKKPKVWDDESFQISEGEAATPVAPRSKPARAKKPVAYIMDSDSDEDFD from the exons TGAGAACAACACCATCAGTGTTTGGAACAATGGGAAGGGTATACCGGTGGTGGAGCACAAGGTGGAGAAGGTCTATGTGCCAGCTCTCATCTTCGGGCAGCTGCTCACCTCCAGTAACTACGACGATGACCAGAAGAAGGTCACCG GCGGACGTAATGGATACGGCGCCAAACTTTGCAACATCTTCAGCAACAAGTTCACCGTGGAGACGGCCTGCAAGCAGTCCAAGAAGACCTTCAGGCAG ACGTGGTATGACAACATGGGACGAGCCGGCGAGTCCAAGATCAAGCCGTTTGACGGCGACGAGTTCACATGCATCACCTTCCAGCCAGACCTGACCAAATTCAAGATGCAGACCCTGGACAAGGACACCATAGCCATCATGACCCGACGAGCCTACGATATTGCCGGATCCACCAAGGGGGTCAGAGTCTTCCTCAACGGCAAGAGGCTACCT GTGACTAGTTTCCGTAGCTATGTGGACCTGTACCTGAAGGACAAAGTGGACGAGCTGGGCACGCCCCTCACTGTGGTCCATGAGACGGTGAACGATCGCTGGGAGGTCTGCATCACCATGAGCGAAAAAGGCTTCCAGCAAGTCAGCTTTGTCAACAGCATTGCCACCACTAAG GGTGGGAGACACACTGACTATGTGGCAGACCAGGTGACTGCTAAGCTTATTGAGGTGGTCAAGAAGAAGAACAAGGCTGGAGTGGTCGTCAAGCCTTTTCAG ATAAAGAACCATATTTGGCTGTTTGTCAACTGCCTGATCGAGAACCCCACCTTTGACTCCCAGACGAAGGAGAACATGACCCTGCAGCAGAAGAGCTTCGGTTCCACCTGCCCCCTCAGTGACAAGTTCATCAAACAG GCCACCTCCTGTGGGATAGTAGAGAGCATCATGAACTGGGTGAAGTTCAAAGCCCAGACTCAGCTCAACAAAAAGTGCTCTGCCGTCAAACACACCAAAATCAAGGGCGTGCCCAAGCTGGACGACGCCAATGATGCAG GTGGTAAGAACTCCAGCGGCTGCACTCTGATCCTGACGGAAGGAGACTCGGCCAAGACGCTGGCCGTGTCTGGTCTGGGCGTGGTGGGCAGGGACCGCTACGGAGTCTTTCCCCTCAGGGGCAAAATGCTCAACGTGCGGGAGGCCTCGCACAAGCAG ATTATGGACAATGCTGAGATCAACAACATCATCAAGATCCTGGGGCTCCAGTACAAGAAGAACTACAGTGACCCGGACTCCCTCAAGTCCCTGCGCTATGGCAAACTCATGATCATGACAGATCAG GACCAGGATGGCTCCCACATCAAGGGGTTACTCATCAACTTCATCCACCACAACTGGCCTTCGTTGCTACGCCACAACTTCCTGGAGGAGTTCATCACACCCATTATCAAG GCCACCAACAAGAAGCAGGAGCTGCCCTTTTACAGCATCCCAGAGTTCACAGAGTGGAAGGACAAACAGCCCAACATTAAATGTTGGAAGATAAAATACTACAAAG GTCTGGGGACCAGCACCTCGAAGGAGGCGAAGGAGTACTTCAGCGACATGCAGAGACATCGCATCCCCTTCAAGTATGCTGGACCTGCCGACGACGAGGCAATTACCCTG GCCTTTAGCAAGAAGAAGATCGAGGAACGTAAAGAGTGGCTGACCAACTTCATGGTCAACAGGCGGCAGCGCAGGGAGCACAACCTGCCTGAG GATTACCTGTACGGCCAGGCCACCAAGTCCCTTTCCTACAACGAATTTGTGAACAAGGAGCTGGTGTTGTTCTCCAACTCGGACAACGAGAGGTCCATCCCTTGCCTGGTCGATG gGCTGAAGCCGGGCCAGAGAAAGGTGCTGTTCTGCTGCTTCAAGAGGAATGACAAGCGGGAGGTGAAGGTGGCCCAACTAGCTGGTTCTGTGGCTGAGATGTCTGCTTATCACCATGGAGAG GTCTCTCTCATGATGACCATAGTTGGCTTGGCCCAGAACTTTGTGGGCAGCAACAACCTGAATCTGCTGCAGCCTATGGGTCAGTTTGGGACCAGGCTACACGGAGGAAAGGACTCTGCCAGCCCACGTTACATCTTCACCATGCTCAG CCCCCTGGCTCGTCTGCTCTTCCCCCCGGTGGATGACAACTTGCTGAAGTACAACTACGACGACAACCAGCGCGTGGAGCCCGAGTGGTACATCCCCATCATTCCCACCGTGCTGGTGAACGGCGCCGAAGGCATCGGCACGGGCTGGGCCAGCCGCCTGCCCAACTTTGACGTGCGTGAGATCGTCAACAACCTCCACCGCATGCTCAACGGGGAGGAGCCGCTGCCTATG CTCCCCAACTACAAGGGCTTCAGAGGCACCATCGACGAGTTGATGACCAACCAATACATGAACAATGGAGAGGTGGCCATCCTCGACAGCACCACCATCGAGATCTCAGAGCTGCCGGTCAAGACCTGGACACAG TCCTACAAGGAGAATGTTCTGGAACCCATGCTGAACGGCACAGAGAAGGTCCCAGCCCTCATCACCGACTACAAGGAGTACCACACGGACACCACAGTGCGCTTCGTGGTCAAGATGACCGAGGAGAGGCTGAGGGAGGCGGAGATGGCCGGCCTGCACAAAGTCTTCAAGCTCCAGCAGCCCCTCACCTGCAACTCCATG GTGCTGTTTGACCACGTGGGCAGCCTGAAGAAGTATGAGACCGTGCAGGACGTGCTGAAGGACTTCTATGAGCTGAGGATGAAGTACTACGTCCTGAGGAAGGACTGGCTGGCCGGCATGCTGGGGGCAGAGAGTGCCAAGCTCACCAACCAGGCCCGCTTTATTCTAGAGAAGATCCAGGGAACCTTGGTTATTG aGAACAAGCCCAAGAAACAGCTGATCACCATGCTAACGGAGATGGGCTACGACTCTGACCCGGTCAAGGCCTGGAAAGAGGCCCAGGAAAAGGAGAAG ACCGTGGAGGAGATGGAAggcgaggaagaggaggaggaagacacCAGTGGGCCGGACTACAACTACCTGCTGAACATGCCCATGTGGTACCTGACCaaggagaagaaggaggagcTGTGCAAACAGAGGGATGCCAAG ATGACGGAGCTGAACACTCTGAAAAAGCAGAGCCCTGCGGATCTCTGGAAGGAGGACCTCGCTGCCTTCACTGAGGAGTTGGAG CGAGTGGAGGCGAAGGAGCGGGAGAACGCCACCATGCCAGCAGTGAAGGGCAAGGCTGTCAAGAGCAAGGGGGTGAAGGTGAAGCAGGAGACGATGCCCACGCCTCAGGGACGCCGCGTCATCCCACGCATCACCAGCACCATGAAGGCCGACGCCAACAGGAAGGCCGTGGTCAAGAAGGAAGGAAGCAAGAAAGGCAAAAAG ggTGAGGATGTTGTGGTGAAGATGGAATTCgatgaggagggaggagagaactGGGATCAAGCTGATCCTCAGGAGACTGGCCTGGCAGCACGACTGACCAAGAAAACCAAGGCACCATCCAAGGACAAAG CATCAAAAGCAACAGGCAAACAGACCACCCTGTCGTTCAAGCCCATGGCTTCCAAGAAGGTCAAGAAGAACCCCTGGTCTGACGAGGACTCCGACAGTGAAATAGAGATTGATGGAGAAGTGGAGCCGATTGTACCAAAGGCAAAACCTGAACGCAAAGCCAAAG CTGCTGTGAAGTACAACCTTTCCAGCAGCGAGGATGAGTTTGATGAGTGTGGAATGAGTGCCCCGAAGAGCAAGGCCGCAGCCATCAGCGACGATGACGACAGCTTTGCCCCCGAGCTGAGCGCCGAAGCCGATAGCGAACTGGACTCTCCGCTGCCTAAGGCTCCCGTGCCCAT GAAGAAAGtggtgaaaaacaaattgacgACAGTTAAAGAAGCCAAAAGCAAATCCAGCT CTCCATCTGATAGCGATGGCGTGATGGTGTCCAAGCCCCCAGCCAAGCCCAAGGCAGCCCCCAAACCCAAAGAGGCTGCCCCCAAGAAACCAACCGCCGCCAGGAAGCCGGCCGCTAAGAAGGCTGGAG ATGCAAATCAGCCATCTATCATGGACGCTCTGTCCAAGCCCAAACCAGCCTCCAAAACCGCTGCCAAAAAGGTCCATTCGTTTGACTCCAGTGACTCGGAGGTCCCCTCCCGGGCACCAGCTCCGTCTAAGCCACTGTCCAAACCCAAGCCTGCTGCCAAGAAGGTCCCGTCGTTTGACTCCAGCGACTCGGAGGGCCCGTCCAAGGCACCCGCCCCATCCAAGGGTCCGACCAAGCGCAAGGAACTGGACAGTGACGACTCAGGGGACAGCTCTGATGACCTCATGTCACGAATCAAAGGAAAGAAGACGACCGCCACCGCCAACAAG AAACCTAAAGTTTGGGACGATGAGAGCTTTCAGATTTCAGAGGGGGAGGCTGCAACTCCAGTGGCTCCTCGGAGTAAACCAGCTCGTGCCAAGAAACCTGTGGCTTACATAATGGACTCAGACTCTGACGAAGACTTTGACTAG